A single Candidatus Eisenbacteria bacterium DNA region contains:
- a CDS encoding T9SS type A sorting domain-containing protein — TARLRFVASDYPGGSLVEAGVDDVRLLLTGVVGAPETNAGPSVFSLLQCRPNPCGAAGTSIGFSLASPGIARLDLYDIQGRAVRRLLDGPRPAGLQSVLWDGRDESGAAAPSGIYLYRLRAGGRNEVRKLIRIE; from the coding sequence ACCGCGCGGTTGCGCTTCGTCGCTTCCGACTACCCGGGCGGCTCGCTCGTGGAGGCTGGCGTGGACGACGTGCGGCTGCTGTTGACGGGCGTGGTCGGCGCTCCCGAGACGAATGCCGGGCCTTCGGTCTTCTCGCTCCTCCAGTGCCGGCCGAACCCTTGCGGAGCGGCGGGGACTTCGATCGGCTTCTCCCTCGCCAGTCCGGGAATCGCGCGCCTCGATCTCTATGACATCCAGGGCCGGGCGGTGCGCAGGCTCCTCGACGGGCCGAGGCCGGCCGGCTTGCAGTCGGTCCTCTGGGACGGAAGGGATGAGAGCGGGGCGGCCGCGCCTTCGGGGATCTACCTCTACCGCCTGCGGGCGGGCGGACGGAACGAGGTCAGAAAGCTCATCCGGATCGAGTAG